The following are encoded in a window of Trichocoleus sp. genomic DNA:
- a CDS encoding calcium-binding protein, protein MTMDHKLERKGSGHQKPKKKHKPSDSLTVTDGNDLLDDSDKLGLVGGKKGEHGKVQLVATVGNDVLRGSSRSDLVDALEGDDQVVGGNGNDTLKGGLGNDRLDGGNGKDMLYGNAGNDTLLGGNGNDVLMGADAMAAVQPATALTPDPTTPAAPLVGEIDTLTGGNGKDTFVLGVAGTPLYTAAGDSDYALITDFKQPDRIQLAGAATSYTIGAAPMGGAGIYLSKTDATGLPTNELIAVLQGADPTKMSLTSQNFVFV, encoded by the coding sequence ATGACAATGGATCATAAACTTGAGCGGAAAGGTTCTGGTCATCAGAAACCCAAAAAGAAACACAAACCCTCTGATTCTCTTACCGTTACTGATGGCAACGATCTCCTGGATGACAGTGATAAGTTGGGGCTGGTCGGCGGCAAAAAGGGAGAACATGGCAAAGTGCAACTCGTCGCTACAGTTGGAAATGATGTGCTGCGAGGCAGTTCACGCAGTGATTTAGTTGATGCACTGGAAGGGGATGACCAGGTTGTTGGTGGTAACGGCAACGATACGCTGAAAGGTGGGCTTGGCAATGATCGCCTCGATGGGGGCAACGGTAAGGATATGCTCTACGGCAATGCCGGGAACGATACTCTACTGGGCGGCAATGGTAATGACGTGCTGATGGGTGCAGATGCAATGGCAGCCGTTCAACCTGCAACAGCCCTGACTCCTGACCCAACTACCCCAGCTGCACCGCTCGTAGGTGAAATTGATACGCTCACAGGGGGCAACGGCAAGGATACCTTTGTGCTCGGCGTGGCAGGGACACCGCTCTATACCGCAGCAGGCGACAGCGACTATGCTCTGATCACAGACTTCAAACAACCCGATCGCATTCAGCTTGCAGGTGCAGCGACCAGCTACACGATCGGCGCGGCCCCAATGGGGGGTGCAGGCATTTATCTCAGCAAAACAGATGCCACCGGGCTACCAACCAATGAACTAATTGCCGTACTTCAGGGTGCCGATCCGACCAAGATGAGCCTCACGTCCCAAAACTTTGTCTTTGTTTAG
- a CDS encoding TldD/PmbA family protein: MISELQQALNRLDIPADWIGVRLVKETSGYRSMRDATPQSNGKFLSQGVMVEVLVNGQIGYSATNSLQPESLQAAAKAAYHQATAASRWAVYPMTTAVRPKVVGQYVSPYLKSLDALTPGEINNVLARLCHQLKVSDQIVQTSATAITNETESWFVSSNGSEVYQQFLMLETHYGVTAQEGNVVQQRSNNGYLAHCYQGGWELFPPPDLWDRAQQIGEQAIELLTAEECPTIATTLVLAPDQMMLQIHESVGHPLELDRILGDERNYAGGSFVKLSDFGQLSYGSKQMNITFDPTVSGEFASYSFDDTGAPAAKEYLIQDGILLRGLGSLESQARTGVAGVACARASSWNRPPIDRMANINLEPGTDSFADIIRDIEHGVYMESNRSWSIDDQRYKFQFGCEYARLIENGQITKTLRNPNYRATTPEFWHRLTRVGDESTWQIYGTPHCGKGEPNQAIRVGHGSPICTFEQVEVFGGGA, encoded by the coding sequence ATGATTTCAGAACTTCAGCAGGCGTTGAACAGGCTGGATATTCCCGCCGACTGGATCGGAGTACGACTGGTCAAAGAAACGAGTGGCTATCGATCGATGCGGGATGCAACGCCACAAAGCAATGGTAAGTTCCTCAGCCAAGGTGTGATGGTTGAAGTGTTGGTCAATGGGCAAATTGGCTATAGTGCCACAAATTCGCTTCAGCCAGAGAGCTTACAGGCGGCGGCGAAGGCAGCTTATCACCAGGCAACTGCTGCAAGTCGATGGGCAGTTTATCCGATGACAACAGCGGTTCGTCCGAAGGTTGTTGGACAATATGTTTCACCTTACCTGAAATCGTTGGATGCTCTGACTCCGGGCGAGATCAATAATGTGTTGGCGCGATTATGCCACCAGCTGAAAGTTTCTGATCAGATCGTACAAACCTCTGCCACTGCAATCACCAATGAGACAGAATCCTGGTTTGTCAGCAGCAATGGCTCAGAAGTTTATCAGCAATTTTTGATGCTGGAAACCCATTATGGTGTGACGGCTCAAGAGGGTAACGTTGTCCAGCAGCGCAGCAACAATGGCTATCTGGCACATTGCTATCAAGGCGGATGGGAACTATTCCCGCCACCAGACTTATGGGATCGGGCACAGCAGATTGGCGAACAGGCGATCGAACTGCTGACAGCAGAAGAATGTCCCACGATCGCAACAACGCTGGTTCTGGCTCCAGATCAAATGATGCTGCAAATTCATGAGAGCGTTGGTCATCCGCTCGAACTCGATCGCATCTTGGGTGATGAGCGCAACTATGCTGGCGGCAGCTTTGTCAAACTGTCAGATTTTGGGCAGCTTTCCTATGGATCAAAGCAGATGAACATTACCTTTGATCCAACTGTTTCGGGAGAGTTTGCCAGCTACAGCTTCGACGACACCGGCGCACCTGCCGCGAAGGAATATCTGATTCAAGATGGTATTTTGCTGCGTGGTTTGGGCAGTCTGGAAAGCCAAGCTCGAACCGGGGTGGCAGGCGTTGCTTGTGCTCGCGCTTCCTCCTGGAACCGTCCACCGATCGATCGGATGGCAAACATCAATTTAGAACCTGGAACGGACTCGTTTGCCGATATCATCCGTGATATTGAACATGGGGTCTACATGGAGTCAAACCGCTCCTGGTCGATCGATGATCAGCGCTACAAGTTTCAGTTTGGCTGTGAGTATGCCAGGTTGATCGAAAATGGACAGATCACGAAGACGCTACGCAATCCAAACTACCGTGCCACCACTCCAGAATTTTGGCATCGCCTGACTCGTGTAGGGGACGAATCAACCTGGCAAATTTATGGCACGCCTCACTGCGGCAAAGGTGAACCCAATCAAGCGATCCGAGTCGGTCATGGTTCCCCAATCTGTACTTTTGAGCAGGTGGAAGTTTTTGGAGGAGGAGCTTAG
- a CDS encoding MBL fold metallo-hydrolase — translation MPHLNQRRTENVDGNFYVDHTCIDCDTCRWMAPEVFFEVGEQSAVLHQPTTETEYLQAMQALLSCPTASIGTVEKPTDIKQIQTSFPIPIAQNVFHCGYHAESSYGAASYLIQRPEGNVLVDSPRFAPPLVKQLEAMGGIRYLYLTHRDDVADHQKFRQHFGCDRILHQAEINHNTQDVEIQLSGLEPVTIEPDLLIIPVPGHTKGHTVLLYANTFLFTGDHLAWSDQLHHLYAFRNACWYSWTELTRSMQKLTNYSFEWVLPGHGRRYHADRATMQQQMKQCLAWMEGTI, via the coding sequence ATGCCTCACCTAAACCAACGTCGAACCGAAAACGTAGATGGCAATTTCTACGTCGATCACACTTGCATCGATTGTGATACCTGCCGCTGGATGGCTCCAGAGGTATTTTTTGAGGTTGGTGAACAGTCTGCTGTTCTGCATCAGCCAACGACAGAAACAGAATATCTTCAGGCAATGCAGGCGCTTTTGTCCTGCCCCACTGCTTCGATCGGTACTGTCGAGAAACCAACGGATATTAAACAAATCCAAACCAGTTTTCCGATTCCGATCGCGCAGAACGTCTTTCACTGCGGCTATCACGCTGAGAGTTCTTATGGTGCAGCGAGTTATCTAATTCAACGTCCAGAGGGCAATGTCTTAGTAGATTCGCCTCGCTTTGCCCCACCACTCGTCAAACAGTTGGAAGCGATGGGAGGAATTCGCTATCTCTATCTCACCCACCGAGATGATGTGGCGGATCACCAGAAGTTTCGGCAGCATTTTGGCTGCGATCGGATTCTCCATCAGGCTGAGATCAACCACAATACTCAGGATGTTGAAATTCAGCTTTCTGGTTTAGAGCCAGTGACGATTGAACCGGATCTCCTCATCATTCCTGTGCCAGGTCACACAAAAGGGCATACAGTCCTTCTTTATGCCAATACGTTTCTATTCACGGGCGATCACCTTGCCTGGTCAGACCAACTCCATCACCTCTACGCCTTTCGGAATGCTTGCTGGTATTCCTGGACAGAATTAACGCGATCGATGCAAAAACTGACAAACTACTCGTTTGAATGGGTACTCCCCGGTCACGGTCGCCGCTATCATGCCGATCGCGCTACGATGCAACAACAGATGAAACAATGTCTTGCCTGGATGGAAGGCACGATCTAA
- a CDS encoding TldD/PmbA family protein, producing the protein MNDSTQTFDRLVDAVLSQLQPQESLKLSLVGEQSQFVRFNGAKIRQIGSVIDGEISLTLMNSQRSSSRGIPFTGNEETDLPQINAALEDLRQEIIQLPEDPYMVLPTGNATSREVHQGHLLEPDAIAAAILPTVEGLDFTGIYAGGTMIRAYADSAGQKHWFLTDSFALDYSLFTADGQAVKGTFAGNQWDQNAYAQKLIDSRQQLDRLAQSPKPIARGQYRTYLAPAAMADLIGILSWGGVSEASLQQGGSALGLLQQGEKQLSPIFSLFEDFSQGLVPRFNEWGEIAPVTLPIIQSGQLVNTLINSRTAKEYGKTANGANSAEGLRSPVVAKGNLPIAEVLKALDTGLYVSNLHYLNWSDRPSGRVTGMTRYACFWVEKGEIVAPIENLRFDESLYRFWGENLIALTDTLEFIPEVGTYNNRDIGGIWVAGALVEDFTYTL; encoded by the coding sequence ATGAACGATTCAACTCAAACTTTCGATCGCCTCGTCGATGCTGTTCTATCTCAGTTGCAGCCGCAGGAATCCCTGAAACTCAGTCTTGTTGGGGAGCAGAGCCAGTTTGTTCGCTTCAATGGGGCAAAAATTCGGCAGATCGGCAGCGTGATTGATGGAGAAATTTCGCTCACTCTAATGAACAGTCAGCGCAGCAGTTCTCGCGGCATCCCCTTTACTGGAAATGAAGAGACTGACCTGCCCCAGATCAACGCTGCACTCGAAGATTTACGGCAGGAAATTATTCAGCTTCCTGAAGATCCTTATATGGTTTTGCCTACTGGTAATGCGACCAGTCGGGAAGTTCATCAGGGACATCTACTTGAACCAGATGCAATTGCTGCGGCAATTCTCCCTACCGTAGAAGGGCTGGACTTTACAGGTATCTACGCTGGCGGCACAATGATTCGAGCCTACGCTGATTCTGCTGGACAAAAGCACTGGTTCTTAACTGATTCTTTTGCCCTAGACTACTCGCTGTTTACCGCTGATGGGCAAGCAGTGAAAGGAACCTTTGCCGGAAACCAGTGGGATCAGAATGCCTATGCTCAAAAGCTAATTGACTCTAGGCAGCAACTCGATCGCCTGGCTCAATCTCCTAAGCCGATCGCAAGAGGACAATATCGCACCTATCTAGCTCCGGCGGCAATGGCAGATTTGATTGGCATTCTTTCCTGGGGGGGTGTGAGTGAAGCTTCACTTCAGCAAGGTGGTAGTGCCCTGGGTCTATTGCAGCAAGGAGAGAAGCAGCTTTCTCCAATTTTTAGCCTGTTTGAGGATTTTAGTCAGGGTCTAGTCCCCCGCTTTAATGAATGGGGCGAAATTGCACCTGTGACGCTGCCCATTATTCAGTCGGGTCAACTGGTGAATACGCTGATTAATTCCCGTACTGCCAAAGAATATGGCAAAACTGCAAACGGAGCCAACAGTGCAGAAGGGCTTCGATCGCCGGTTGTGGCAAAGGGCAATCTCCCGATCGCTGAAGTTCTCAAGGCACTGGATACAGGCTTATATGTATCGAATCTGCACTATCTAAACTGGAGCGATCGACCCAGTGGACGGGTAACGGGCATGACTCGCTATGCTTGTTTTTGGGTAGAAAAAGGCGAAATTGTTGCCCCGATCGAAAATCTCCGCTTCGATGAAAGCCTCTATCGTTTTTGGGGCGAAAACTTGATTGCATTAACAGACACCCTAGAATTTATCCCCGAAGTTGGAACTTATAACAATCGGGATATTGGTGGAATCTGGGTTGCTGGCGCGCTGGTCGAAGACTTCACCTACACCCTTTAA